GTGAAGAAGCATACATTAAAGTGATGGATTTTAAACAAAACCTGCCTCTGCATTTGTGTCCTTACCTGAAAATCATGTTGTTAGCACCCTCGGCCTGAACTGGGCATGGGAGgttatgcctataatcccagcactcaggcgaCTCAGGGTAGCTTGGGCCATGTAATGAGAttccatcttcaaaaaaaaaaagaagaaaaataatttggtttaaaaaaaaaacttcaggtgGCTACTGTCACTGGGCAGTCAGAGGTAGCATTTCATTCATTCCAACAGACTATGCTTGTCTGCTCTGAGCCAGGCACACCTGTGTGGAATTTGTTTTCATGCAGCTTAAAGTCTAGTTGGGGAAGCGTGGTGTCACATACCTTTCATtccagcagaggcaagtggatctgagtttgaggttagtctggtctacagagcaggttccaggacagccaaggctacaaagagaaaccctgtcttgaaacaacaaagaCTAAACTGGATAATCTCTTTCACAAAACTTGGTTGGCCTCTGCTAGTAAAAATCAGAATCTGGCAGTATGAAGATGAGTGAGTCCTGTACTTCTCCAGACTTATCATCTACAAAGAAGGCTAATActtgggcacggtggtgcacacatttaatcccaccacttgggaggcagaggcaggtggatttctgtgagtttgcagccagcctggtccacaaagtgagttccaggacagctaaggctacacagagaaaccctgtctcgaaaaaccaacacTTCCTACCCCCACCAgtgacatacttttaaaaaacttttatttacatttcttatatctcttttttCCCTACTCCAATCCCTCCCAACACcaggtgggagagagaaagagttggtgggagagggggcacagttctcttagctgcttcctgctggttagggtggAGTCAGTCAATCcctgtttcaggagatctccaacttcttgtctcaacTGTAACAGCAGCAATCAGAAGCCACAGGGGGAAAGCAGCAGGCTTGTTCTTTCTCGGAGCTTCCCTAcgctctgggctctggcatttattccctctctagGGTACTCATTGGCAGCTGGCGAAGagttcctctcagagcccacGAGGCAAGTAGTTcgctgctgtggactatctgaatcagtcccacatccacacctgggattaaaacaaaaatatgtttatatccacaacacccCCTCACACCCCCAcccctaaaaaaaaaatggctaatgAAACTGAAGGCTAGGCCACAGTGTGCAGActagctacttgggaggctggggcagaaggGTAACAAAATCAggagcagcctgggcaacttagtaaaAGGTCAAAAGTCAAAAGGGGCAGGGGATGTAGAAATGCTGTGGAGTTCTTGCCTACTGCGTGCAAGGCCCTGAGCTCAGTCCCAAGTGCTGgatgaaagaaaaagcagaattGTGAGGAGTCACAAAACACTTTTAACTCTtcttaactttgttttctttgccACACTGACAACTCATCCATGTTATTTTCACTGGGAAGATTTTATACCATTTTCTTGAGAAAGTCAATACAGGTTTGATGAAACTATCAAATTTTCAGTCACAGATATTGGGGATGGGTCCCGTGAATGACACCTGGAATCCTGTTCCAGCAGTGTTCACCAAAAGGTATTTATGTcaataaaaataactgaaataaataaaccgGACACTCTTACGCATTTAGCACAGCAACCATTATTAAAATGCTGTGTGGTACGCCTATGATGAGCCCTACATTCATACAGGTGTTCTTCCTTACCCTGGCGCTGAAGCCGCCAGGGCAGGATCTTGTTAGATCGTCCTGTGTCTTCTGGGCTGGAGCGGTGCCGGCTGCAGAGTGTTGCATTCATGCATTGTCACAGGAAAGCAGAACCTGCCGAGATCCAGGCACACTTCCCTCAGCCTGCCAAGGCTTTTTCAGAGCCATCAAACCTATCAGCCCGGCAGTTCCGTTGAGTCTCATTAGTAAGGCTTCCGCTCTTGGCTCCGCCCCCATACGATTCGCGTTGAAGAATTTTGTCCCACGCGCCGAGCTGTTGTCGTCCCGCCCTCGACGCTGCTATGGCGGCAGCTCCGACGCTCTCCAAGGCTGAGTACCTGAAGCGTTACTTGTCTGGGACAGATGCCGGCGTGGGAGGAGGTTCAGAGGCTGGTCGCAAGCGGCGCAAAAAACGGCCGAAGCCGGGAGGCGCCGGCGGCAAGGGGTGAGTGGACCAGTGGGCGTCGCGCTGTTAGGTTGCGCCCTAGGCCGCAAGCTTCCCCTCGCCCCGGCGCGGCTCTGCGAGCGTTGTCGACTCCGTCCTGCCGCTCCACCGCTCCGGCGCCTCAGACCTCATCCTCTGAGGAGCGTCTTCCATGTGTTAAGGCCAGCTGGAACTTAACTCACTTTCCCCCCGCGTTTGTAGCCTTGCGTGGCCTCATGTACAGATTGAAAGTTCTGCCCGAGACTAGTAGAGCTAATTCAGAGCCTCAGCGCttgcctatttttatttttatttttttggctccAAAAGATCAATTTCTGGAGCCTCCAAAGTGCCAGGAACTGATCTGGAATCCAAGACCCATGTCCTGTTACTCTTACCTACTCTAACAGTAGCAACCAACATGAGCACAGTTCACATCATATGCCTGGCCTCTTTCTAAAAACTTTGACCATGTACTTCCACGTTCGAAACAGATGTGCAGACACAAATTTCGGATGCAGTATCCTTTAGTGACTTGTTCGCCAGAATCTAGAAAGGTTGGGATAGGAGAGCCAGCATCACCCACAGAACAAACACGCATTTGTAGACTTTAGAGCAGCAGCCGCAAGTTTGGCAGCTTACTGAAGATACTATTTTGGACACAAGGGCTAAACTCTGGAAGCTAATGCCATTCTTACACCCTGCCTTGGGTCTGCTGCTTGCTAGGAGCTTAGCGGCTTAAAGAGAGTGCTAGAAAGGATGTAGAGCGTGGCTCACTCCCTCTATGGGGACAGCGTCATGACCTAACAGCATTATTCCCATATCTCAACTGAGAAAAGTTTGAGGCCCATTGATCTGTGTCAATTTTCCCTTTGCCCAAATTTATCTTCATTTGGAACTTCAGCATGACATCATTTATAATGTAATCATTGTGATATTACCAGTTAAGATGAGCCTGTATTCAGTTAAGGTGGCTGATGTCCTTGTAAGAAGGGCCTTTGCCATGCAGGGAAAGAAGTTTAAGCTTTGGAACAATACTGATAGAATATGAATCCTAGCTGTGCTACTTTATAGCCTGGGTGGTTTAGGGCAAGAGAATTCATCTCTCTGAGACTCATTTTCTAGTTGTTAAAACAATGTGATCCTGAACACTACTACTTGTCTGAAATGGTTGTTGTGATTAAAGATGTATCAGGTCTCCCGGGCTTTTCAAATACCTTTTTTGCAGCACAATTCATCTGTGTGACACACAATTATTGGATGCCATCATTTTTTAGTAATTGGGGACTGGTTCCTGGAGTCCTCAGGTACTTAACGTCCTGCACAAAATGATACTGTGTTTGCATGTAAACCATTCACACCCTCCTTAAGTCATCCTGAGAGGATGTCGATCATCTCCAGATTACTTAGAAAACACACTACAACTTAGATGGTATGCCAGTAGTTACATTATTTAGGGCATTGTAACCAAAGAAAGTCTGTATCTAATACATTGGTgattttctcccctccccccaagtaTTTTTAATCTGTGGGTGGTTGAGTTTGCAGTTGTAGAATCCATGGGTATGGAGGGCTGACTTTCTCCTTTGACGGTTGCATTGAAGAGGCCTTGATGAACAAAAAATGCCTTACTCAGCAGGATGTTTATAATCCCAGCCCAGAGGAGGCATTTGTGAAAACTGATCATGCTAGGAGATGCACAGTGATGGAGTGAATTGACAGCAGCAGTTCAATAGACAAAGACTGAACCATACTTTTGAACTTTAAAACCCAGTAGGGGGCTGATGAGATGGGTCTGCAGTTGACAACAAGCTTGACAACCTGTGTTCAATCCCCCGACCCACATGGCGGacggagagaactaactcctgcaggttgtcctctgacctccatatacatgCTGTAGCACATATAtgtaccatcacacacacacaagaagtaaataaaaagaacagtAAGTAAATGTGTATTGGCTTGTGTCCCAGAACGAGTTCCTTTCTGAGCCTTTTGTTGTTCCTATCTAGAATGCGTATTGTTGATGATGATGTGGGCTGGTCAGCTATCTCTACCACTAGGccggaaaaggaggaggaagaggatggagatttgcctgtggtatgtatcttgtggagagttCTGTCAGGACTTTGAAATGATCCAGGTTTGTCAGCCTTGACTTTCATTGTGGGATAGAGCTGTGGGGAGAAAGCTGAGCAAGGGGAGAGGTGACACTTTAAGAGATGTTTTACACTGTTTCTGTCCATGGTGCTTATACAAATGGTCCCAACTTAATGTTTTGACTGTGCAGTGGTGGGAACATGATACATTTTTGGCAGAAATAGTTTTGGATTTTGATCTTCCAGGCTAGCACTGTTTGTTATGGTAGTCTCACTATGGGCAGTGGAAATCAGTCGTATGATCACGAGGAGAAACAAGCAGTTTTCTGCACATAAGAATGACTGATAGACCTGGTTGTTGATAGACCAGCCATCTACCAAGCACTGCTCATTGAACACAAAGGATAGCATTTAGTCGTCAGAACAGTCCTTTGCACCCTGCTGAGATTTGAGATGCTTTGCAGAAGGCCACACCAAGGCTGTGTGACATAACTAATGATCAGATCTCACTTCatcctacatttttttaaagatttatttattatgaacaCAATGTTCTATCTGTGTGTGCCCTGCacatcagatctcattgtagatggttgtgagccaccatgtggttgctgggaattgaactcaggacctctggaagaacagccagtgctcctaacctctgagtcatctctccagcactcatCCTATGTTTAAGCCATGCATTCAGTGCCCAGAGACAGACCTGGAGGTTTTATGAGGAATGATGGCAACACTGGGGAGCAGAGGTAGTGAGAAGCTATGCCCTGGATTTGAATTGCCCTATAACAATTTGCTAGTCTGTGATGTTGAGCATCATTTAATTTCTCCAAGGCAAAGTTTGCTGGATGGTGGCCTTGGGTCTTTTTTGGAAGGATTATGGTGAGCCTTGAATAAGATAATTGTGAAACAGTGTCTTGCATAGCTGTTCTCTGTAACTACAATTTATTAAACCAGCTACTTTGAAGGTCTTTCATGTGGAAATGGGTCAGTGGTCAGAGTTAGTATGGAGGAAAAGAAGTTATATGAGGGTAGATGTAGGTCCCATAAAATTAAGAATGTTCTAACACTGTTCAAAAATACAGTGGActgcctggcagtggtggcacaaggctttaatcccagcacccaggaggcagaggcaggtggatctctgtgagttcaaggctggcctgagctacagagtgagttctgggtcatccagggctacacagaaaaacgctgtttcaaaaaacaaaacagtggacTGATTTGAAAGATGAGCTCTCCATCAGTGAGGAATCTATGAGAGATCATTTATCATTGGTTAGGAAGTTTGGATGCTGTCCCTGAACGTTGTATAATTTGGTGTATGGCCAGTAACTTCCTTCTGCTGGATTCAAGACCTATCATTGTGACTACTCACAGGAAAAGTTTTATAAGGGCCAAAATCTTTGATTAGTGATAGTCTAGTTATGAAGGCAGTGTTCTCACTATGTCTGaaataatacaaatataaaagaaattgaGCTTTTTATTTACAGGTGGCAGTTGTATGCCAGCACGATTACTAAAAGGTTTGTAAAAGATTTTATCTTTGGAGAGAGATTGACTAGTCAGAGAAAGGTCTACAACTAAGTCATCACAGTGACAGATGTTTATGGGATAAGAATAACTGAGAACCACTTCATGTTTCCTTACAGCCACATGGGTCTGTGGGCACGTGGGTGTTAGGATCAGCAACGGTTATGGCTCTGGCCAACTGCTCCTTGGCCGGATTCTGCTTTTCCCTTACTGTAGTGTCCCCACTTCTGCAGGTAGCTGAGTTTGTGGATGAGCGTCCAGAAGAGGTAAAGCAGATGGAGGCCTTCCGCTCCAGTGCCAAATGGAAGCTTCTGGGAGGTGAGTGTCGGCAGCAGGTAAAATACACTTCTCATTTGTAGGGTAGGTCCCTTCTGCTTCCTTGCTTTAGAGGAATGTGTGGTTTGTTTCATTGTGTTACTGATTATGAAAAATATGGTGGGAAAAAGTTGTCAGGACTTGAGAAGAAGGACACAGGAAGTTAGAGGCTGACTTGTCAGCGCATTAGTGACCCAGGCTCTCCACTGTTCCAGAATGAAGCAGCTCTCAGGGGTCAGGGCCCAGagttttgtctctttgttttgcAACTATATTTCTCTGTTCTGACTTTTTCACAAACaaggctctctcttcctctggtttttcttttcttttcttttcttttcttttcttttcttttcttttcttttcttttcttttcttttcttttcttttcttttcttttcttttcttttcttttcttttcttttcttttttctttttttaaacaagttcTCACTATATATAGTCCAGGCCACTGTTCTTGGGTCTTACTTCTTGAGAACTATTTAATTATCAAATATTCCTGGTGCTTGCTCATTTCTCTACAGAGGTGATGAAAGAATTGTTTCCTAAGCgggatttttctttctgtattatGCTGTGTGCCATTAGGCCAACTACTGTGCAGCTCCGATGGAAAAGAATGTGCTACAGGAATGCCAGTGCACTGTATATTAGTGACCATTTCCTCagttaattttagtatactaccTTGTCACTTATCttcataaataaaaactttattctCATGAGTACTTTATTGGAATTCATTTCAGTCTTACTTATTATTTCGCACCTTATCCTGTGGTTGTTTTCCTGTCTTTTGCATTagttgtgtgtgagagagggggtAGGTGTGCACTAATAATTTATCTAGAGAGTCTGTTTCCCTCTCTGAGGTATAAGAAGTCTCTCAaatgcacattcacacaaacagcCCTTTTTCTTTTGCCTCATTCATATTACTCTGTTTCAATTTCTTACTAGAAATATCCACCctgcctgtttctttctttttatacatGGGATTTATTGGCCTTATGGGTTAGATATACTGTGCATTTCTTCGTTGGCATCAGTCCAGTCAGATAGGCTGTTCCCTATAGTGAAAGAGTTGACCTGGCATGAATTATCTGCTTAATAAGAATTCATCAGATCCATCAGATCccacccagcttttatttttatttgggctATAGAGCTCTGAtggtaagaaacagagaaaaagaagcgGAATCTAGAAGTGCCCCAGTTGCCAGAACATTTTATCTGCTCTGCCTCTGAAAGTCTGGGCTCTCAAACAGCATGCTTCCCCTCAGTGCCATGTTTTCATAGATTGCCCATGGACTTTGGAGTCATAGAAGTTTGGCTTTAGATGTTTACTTCACCACATATTGGCAGTATAACTTTGGCAAACTGCTTAATCTTTATGTCAGTGACTTCATATATAAAGTGGGATTAGTGATATTTACATCCTAGAATTGTGAGAATTAAGTAATATGTattgttaatttttctttcctttcttttttcctgttgaCTTCTCCCTTGAGGAGTATCgtgaaatgaattaaatattaaatacatttcattttgatgtttacAGGTTTAGTCACTGCCCTTTGAAAGAATAAACCTGTAAATGATCTAGGCTGCATAGCAACAGGAACCAATGGGCCTGTTCTACAGATGGGGGGATCACTGAGAAATGAATTGGATTGCGAGTGAAACAACTGGGATGGAGGCCTGTCTCCTTTCCTTAGTAGCCGTGACCTTAGGGGAGAAATCACCTCGTCTCCCAGAACCTTTGTTTTCATGTCTGTTAAATAAAATCACCTGTCCTGCTTCCTATGGGGTGTATTATGAAAAAGTGTGCTTAAAATGCTTTGCACACTGGGGTCTTGGGAGGCAAATAAGTGGAGTTATTCTTAGGTTGTCTATGAATGCTGGCTTGCTGCCCCTCAGCACAAGAGCCGGTAGACTTTAAGTAGCTCAGAGATATGTGCTTCTAGGGTATGTTTTTAAGTTGAGTGAGATGTGATCAGAGAACATTGTGGGAATCTAACTGCTTTTGTGTTTAGGCCCCAGTGAAGATGAACATTTTCATCATGATGACCAAGATCCATCTCCTCCCAGGAGAGTTCGTCATGACACCCCGGATCCATCTCCTCCCAGGAGAGTTCGTCATGACACCCCGGATCCATCTCCTCCCAGGAGAGTTCGTCATGACACCCCGGATCCATCTCCTCCCAGGAGAGTTCGTCATGACACCCCGGATCCATCTCCTCCCAGGAGAGTTCGTCATGACACCCCGGATCCAGCTCCTCCCAGGAGAGTTCGTCATGACACCCCGGATCCAGCTCCTCCCAGGAGGGTTCGTCATGACACCCCGGATCCATCTCCTCCCAGGAGGGTTCGTCATGACACCCCGGATCCAGCTCCTCCAAGAAGGGCCCGTCATGACACCCCGGATCCAGCTCCTCCCAGGAGGGTTCGTCATGACACCCCGGATCCATCTCCTCCCAGGAGGGTTCGTCATGACACCCTGGATCCAGCTCCTCCAAGAAGGGCCCGTCATGACACCCCGGATCCATCTCCCCCAAGGAGGGTCCAACATGAGTCAGATGCTTCTCTCCGAAGAAAGTCTCATCGTAATTCTTCAGGTCTGTCTTCTAGGAGAGGCCATCATGGTTCCTCAGATACCTCTACCTCGAGAAGGGCCCATAACCACTCTCTTGACACAGCCCAGCATAGGAGCACTCTTGAAACTTCAGATGCACAGCATCTCAGGAAGGCCCGTCATGACTCCCCTGATTTGGAACTGCCCAGAGCCAAAAGTAGTAAAGCTGCAGAAACACTTTCTAGCAAGACTGTGTCCCAGAGGGGCCTGGGACTCTCTCACTCATCACTCTCCAGGAACAGCAAGTATGAGCGTGACTCTGACCTTTCTCCTCCACGGAAACGGCAAGCAAAAGCCCATAGTGGAGCTAAGAAGCAGCTTGATTCTAAAGGTGAGCATAAGGCTGTGTGCAAGAGTAACTTCATCCTGTGAACATGAGAATgagtttcttcttttgaaaaatgaGAGGCTAGGCTTAGGAGAGTTGAAAATAAAAGGGTCAGGAGGAAAGTTTTTATGTCCTTTTGCTTAGCTTTCCTACCCATAAAAAGGCACAGATGGGGcatgtgagatggctcagtgagtaaagcgtTTTTTGCATCAGGgcagtgaaaggagaaaaccaatttcTGAACATTGCACTCTGGACTCTACATGTGCATGCCTGCACTCACAtacagtaataataaataaaagtatatttaTGTACAGAAAGGTAAAGATACAGAAGTGTCACAAAATTGTGTCATTCATACCATCATTGTTAGTATTGTAGTCAGTGTCCTTGGGTGGCTTTTGGCATGCGTGTTGGGTGTAGTTGAGACTGTGCAGAGCACTCCTGCAGCGTGTTAATCTTGCTTGTCCCCTCCACTTACCAGTTTTCTCCAGGTTTGCTCTTAGAGATTTGATAGTCATCCCATCTGTACACTGTTGGCACAGCTGTGGCTTGTTTCTTACCTTAGCTTTCCTGGGGATTTAATTGATAGGTTCCCAGAAAGCTGAGCAGTCACTTACTAGGCCAGCGTGTGTGACTGTTGTCACACGTGGTACTCACCGTATGGCTGCTTTTCAGGAGGTGCATGGTGGCACTGTCATCTAGAACAGGTCTGTGCAGGAAAGTTTTTACTTCCGTTTGTTCTAGCTACTCTTtactcttttaattttaaatgaaattccgTTGTTATTCTTGAGTCTTGATGGGACATAAGTGTCTACTTGAGGTCTTCCTGACTGCCACACTGGAGAGGGCCGACTCCTACTTCTGCCAATTCTGGACAGGTTGGCAGTGGGAGACCACAGCATAGACTAGTGTCTGAGATCTCACAAAGTTTTGCAAAGTTACCAGACGTTGGTTTTCTTCTTCGTGTCACCTGGGCCTGTGTTTTGATTAGTCATGTTTTTTTCATAGGATGGCGAGTAGACACTGTATCCCAGCTTGTTAAGTTCTTTTAATCATTCTTCCAAGGAGATTAatttatccttccttcctcttccctgtgCTGAAGACCCAAAACCAGGGTCTGACGTACTTTGTAGGCACTTTACTACTGAACCAtccccattcattcattctttaatCCCTAGGTTCTCTTAGCCATGGGAGGTTTCATAGGAACTCTTTACCTAGGAAACATCATAGTTATACTTTGACTGTTCTTTTCCACATAGGTAGAAAAAAAGCCTCTGATTCAGATCTTTCCCCTCCacggcaaaaaaaaaattcaaggcacCAGAACTCCGATTCAGATCTGTCACCACCACGGAATAGACCGAGACGCCAGAGCTTTGACTCTGACCTCTCTCCACCCCGGAGAAGACAGAGGACCAAATCTTCCGATTCTGATCTCTCTCCACCTCGAAGGAGTCCCCGTCCCAGGAAGAAGGTAGGGTTCCAGGAGTTGTCTTTATCAGAGTGACTCCTTCTAGCTTTATAGATACCACAGAGGTTGCAGTCAAGAGTGAGGATGCAGCATAGTAAATCTGAGTTAGAAGCacttctggaactttctctgaaGGTGACACTGACTCATCTGAGCTGGGCTCTAGCAGAGGCTTAGGGACCCAGAGTGTTGAAGGTTTGAAGGTTGTGCAAATACTGAACCAAAATGGAGCTCAAAATGGTGTGCGTTTTGGACTGTTGTGGATTTCTAGTTTTGGATCAGGAGTGCTCGGTGTGTACCAGACTTCCCAGGAGGCCCCTGCCTTTCACAGCCTTGTAACACCACCAGTCTCACCCTAATATCTCCAGAAAGCctcccttgtcttttttttttgtcgttTTGGGAATActccaaggctggctttgaacttctgacctgcctgcctcctcccACCTATTAATACGCAGGTGGGTACCACCTGTTTCTTAATAATAAATTGAGGCTTACAGCTTGCAGTGTGCAGCAAGGAACGCAGAACCTCCTGAAACCAGCCATAGCTGTAAATCTTACTTCTTAGTATCTGTGAGGCTGTATAAGAAACCCACTTCTCCAaacctcacctttttttttttttaaatgtgtataaatgagttcaaggtcagcccgtACTGTATGGGACACTGTCATAGATTGTCATGAGATTAGATGTCGCCCTGCCCCATGTTGTCAGCCCTTGTGGTCAGTAAAGAGAATGTAAAACTAgggttttggtttggttattGCTGCCTCTCAGGGACATGTGCAGCTGGCTGCCTCCTGGTTCATGGTATTGGTATTGCCTCTTCTTGTGCCCAGGCTGCACATGTGTATTCCTCTTCTCTTGAACAGGCTGCACACATGTATTCTGGAGCGAAAACTGGGTTGGTCACTGATGTTCAGCGAGAGCACCAGGAATTCAAGAAACATGACCAAGACACGGCAGCCCTTGGAGGTACAAATGAGCATAGAGGACCCACTTTCAGCTcatgtagctctctctctcttttctgtttttaggtGTGGCCTGTTGTATTTGCTAGCtgcaacttttttaaaaaactaatttatttattttatgtatatgaatgttctaCCTTCATATATACCTTaatgccagaagagaacatcagatcc
This is a stretch of genomic DNA from Meriones unguiculatus strain TT.TT164.6M chromosome 1, Bangor_MerUng_6.1, whole genome shotgun sequence. It encodes these proteins:
- the Bud13 gene encoding BUD13 homolog, giving the protein MAAAPTLSKAEYLKRYLSGTDAGVGGGSEAGRKRRKKRPKPGGAGGKGMRIVDDDVGWSAISTTRPEKEEEEDGDLPVVAEFVDERPEEVKQMEAFRSSAKWKLLGGPSEDEHFHHDDQDPSPPRRVRHDTPDPSPPRRVRHDTPDPSPPRRVRHDTPDPSPPRRVRHDTPDPSPPRRVRHDTPDPAPPRRVRHDTPDPAPPRRVRHDTPDPSPPRRVRHDTPDPAPPRRARHDTPDPAPPRRVRHDTPDPSPPRRVRHDTLDPAPPRRARHDTPDPSPPRRVQHESDASLRRKSHRNSSGLSSRRGHHGSSDTSTSRRAHNHSLDTAQHRSTLETSDAQHLRKARHDSPDLELPRAKSSKAAETLSSKTVSQRGLGLSHSSLSRNSKYERDSDLSPPRKRQAKAHSGAKKQLDSKGRKKASDSDLSPPRQKKNSRHQNSDSDLSPPRNRPRRQSFDSDLSPPRRRQRTKSSDSDLSPPRRSPRPRKKAAHMYSGAKTGLVTDVQREHQEFKKHDQDTAALGAQFEFAETVFRDKSGRKRNLKLERLEQRRKAEKDSERDELYAQWGKGLAQSRQQQQNVEDAMKEMQKPLARYIDDEDLDKMLREQEREGDPMANFIKKNKAKENKNKKVRPRYNGPAPPPNRFNIWPGYRWDGVDRSNGFEQKRFARLASKKAVEELAYKWSVEDM